The DNA region GGTTTGTAACAAGAAAACTTCAGGAAAAAATGAGGGCAACTAAAGATAATAGTAGACTCACGTATCAAAAACTATAGTGTCTCACCGAAGCTTCCAACACATCACTTGTTGGGTTTACAATCTCCTTCACCCGACTACCATTCTTGTAAATCTTGAATGTCGGTACAATCCTCACATTCTCAGCATTTGCAACCTCGGTGTTCTCCTCAACATTCACCTTTAAACATCAACAAAATAAAGAAACAAAGCATTAGAGCCTTGACAAAATTGCTCCATTTCATCCCTAGTTTCTACGAGTTTCTttaaaaaaaggataaaaagaaGAGAAAGCTTTATTCCAAGACCACCAAAGGCAAATGTGAAAGATAAGTAACCTTGAGGAAATTGATTGAAGGGTATCGACCACACAGCATATCCAAGGAAGAAGAAACGCGCTTGCATTGTGGGTTTGAGGGAATTTCAAAATGAACCACTGTGACACCTACAGCCCACAAAGTTCAACCTCCGATCAAACAAAGTTGCACAGTTTCACAAAACACATGTAGATATGAATTGAAAACGAAGACACACCTGGTGAAGATATCGTAGCTCTAAATTGATCCAGGCAGATAATTTTCTCTACATCACCACCAAACTTCATGTTGTATACATCTTCACCACGTGCTTTCATTAAAGCAACTTGAGCATGGAATAAAGACTCGGCAACTTCATTGTCATGTGGAAGTTCTTTCCTTAGAATTTCATAATCTCTAACCGCCTCAGCCCATTGTTCAAGCTAAAATTAACACCAATCAAAGAGAATCCTTCACTAATTTCTTGTgctgaaagaaaaaagaaactaGAACACTGAGTAAATATTACAAGCATTATACCTTGCTGTTTGAGGCAGCCCTTCGAAGAAGTGCCTTGGTATAATTAGAGTGAATACGAAGAGCAACATTACAATCTTCAATAGACTTCTCCCAATTCCCAAGTTTAAACCAGCAGGCTGCTCTGTTACAGTAAAGAACCGAGCTGAATGGGTCAAGCTTTAAGCCTTCTCCATAAGCTGAACATGCTTCTGTAAATCTTTCTGACTTAAAGAGGTCATTTCCACGTGCACGAGCTCTTGCCACTAGCCTTACATTGTTGAGCAatttaacgacttcaacactCCTAGGATCGATCTTCCCGGCTTTCTCAGCACACGAAACTGCATTCTCAAACCTGCAAGATATCCATCATCTGATCTCACTTTCCCAATAAAGCTTCTAAATTTTCTCGCTCCGTATATATTCAGACTTCCTCTACTCACCTTCCAAATGCCATCTCGATCTGGGCCCGAACATAAAAGAGGTAAGCCTCAGAAAGCATCCCAAAAAACTTACTCTGTGAACAGCAGTTTGGAGATGGTTCAACTTTTGGTATGTGTGATAGGACATTATCTATGTCATCAAGTTGCTGCATCTTCAAAAGGGATTCAACCCTACAAGAGAAAATCTGGACATTCATTGAATCACTTAGATTGACCAACATATTGCAGACCATCTATttctgcaaaaaaaaaaaaaaaaaggatctCATATTTGCAGCAACACTACTGACAGGAGGAAAAAAAGGCCACCTGAGGGGAATAATCTGCTCCAGCGGCAATTGCTGCATCTCCTTCCCGCAATGTGCTTTTCCAATCTCCAATTCTCCGAGCATCAGTACATCTACTTAGATGCTTCTCCACTGTTTGTAACTTGAGAAGTTCTGTTGGCTCAGGCTGCTGCCCAGCATGGAATAAGTGCCTTCTAGCAGCCTCCACCTGTCCTAACCTGAACCCAGCCATGGACACAATATATAACTATCACAGTTCGGTAGTTACCAAATTACAACAGCGAATATGCAAAGAAGTAAAATCAATGTTTAACAGTGGAGAAAATCAAAAAGGGAGATAAACAGCGTGAAAAAATGTCACATATTGATCACAATTAACCCAAATCCAaaattttatatcttttttaatttgtcaagtACTAAATTTATGCCAATTTTAGactttcaaatgaaatcatggCTCCCAAACACAACACTAAGGTAATTAGCAATTGGGTTTCATGATAAAGCCAACAACAGTCATCAAAAGCCACTATTAGGTACCAAGTTTGTTTCTTAAAGCAAGATAATCCtcacatatattattgtacaaAAATAAGCAAGACATGTGCAAGGACACCCATAAACTAGTAATTAATAAAACTTATTTAGAAGATAGAACTAATTGTGGCAAGATTAGTCTGAAGCACATCATCAAGTGACAAGCTacccaaccaagtttgaaagaCATGTAAATCCCCATTTGCCATCGAGACAACAAGAATTACATGAGACAATGACAACTCAAGATCAATGGAAAAGACGGTTCAACAAAATCACCGTCCATATGTTGGTCAAGCAATTGGGATTATCTTAAATGATTAGCCAACCGGAGGCgctaatatttctaatatttggtaaaatcaAGACATTATTGAGCATATGGCAACTCAGCAAGGGCCAAAGCAATTACATATATACACTCAATCAATCACAAAACCAACCAAAAAGTTCTCCATTATGCTGAAAATGAAATCATGAGCAGGACTTTGTCAACATTATCAACCACATAAACCAAATCAATAATAAAACAAGAAACAAAGAATAACCTAGAAAATTCAAAAGATACCAACAAAAGCTAGTtcctttctttaatttcttaagtAATTCATAAAACAAGCAATACCacataaaccaagtttaagatCAACAATACAACAAGTAACAATTCAACTATGTACAAGAAAAcccattaaaaaatcaaaattacccaATCttctaatattgaaaaaattaaattttattaaattaaaattactcACCTAATTAGCAAAGACCCTAATCTCATATGAGCCCTTCCGTAGAAAGGATCTAACTTAACAGCATCCTCACAATCTCGAACCGCCTCGGCGATCTTACCCAAACCCGTCAATGCAGCAGCCCGGTTACTACGGTAAGCAGCATTGCACGGAGAAAGCTCAACAGCACGGTCATACAAACTTAATGCCTCAGAAAAATGACCTTTTTTGTACTGCTCATTCCCAATTCGCTTTATCTCTTCCGGATCCGAACTTGCCATTGCTTTCTTAATCGGATCTCCACAACCATGTGAAGGTCCGACTAGCATTTCCCCTGACCGTGGGGCTATATTTCCTGACCGCATTATACTCCCATGACCGTAATTCCCTGTTCCTGATCCTAATACATCAGTACGGGTTACTGGACGGGCAGCTACCATACCCGGTTTTAAGGTCCGACCCGATGGACAGATATTTCCAGTGGGAAGCGCATTCAAAGGAGGTGAATTCACCGAGGATCCACCACCACCAGAGTAAATAAGCGGGAGTGACCCAGTTGACCCGCACGAATCTGACCGTTTATGACCCGGACGAATACGTGGGGTAGTCTCGGTTGAACCGATAAGCTCACCGGAATGACTTTTGGGAACCGGATTAACGACATTCCGACCGGGAAATGAACCGGAAGAGCCAGAAGAACTGCTAGTAGTAGTGGTAGTAGTAAGTGAAGTCGGATTGGGTACACTGGTACGGGTTCTTAAAGGAGAAACGGGTGAACCCAGATCTAGTTCCCGGAAATCGGGTTTGTTATTAATAGAAGAATCTTTGAGTCGATCTGAAAGGGTTTCTATACCTAACTCCGAAATGGGTTTTCCAGTATTCGccattttttgtgttttaagtgagaaaaatgaaaggaaataacaaaaaaatggGTATAACCTAAAACAATGTAAGTGAAGAGAAAAGAGAGAAGCAATGGAAGAAAGAGATAAAAGTATAAGACGAAGACATGAACAAGAATGGAAGGTAAAGAGGGAAGAAAAAGATGGGGATCTCGTGAAGGAAAAGGAGAAAGCAAAGAATGTGAGGGTTATTAAACTAAGCAAGTAAAAAATGGGATTTAGATTTGGATTTGAGGGGTGGGTTCTTGAGTTATGTGGAGCAGAgtagaaagagaaagaaagattGACAGAAGGAGAAGGGAAACCgggaaagagaaggagaagaaggagAGCATTTATTtggctctctctctctctctctctctctctctctctctctctctctctctcattcACACCTTTACGCCTTTACCTTCACCTGCTGCTTCACGAGACTCCATTTCACAAATTCACTACCCTTAGACCCTTGTTGTGGTTGGTCCTCTTATCACTCCACTACTAGTCTACTACTCCCTCCCCAacaaaattgtcaaaattttttaCACACAAATACACGTACTAGAGCTCGATAAGTTGGAGACTAGGACTTAGGACCGCTTGTGAGGGTAGTTTAAAGTGTAACCACTCAAAGTTTAATTTATAAAGGATTTCAATTTGAGTTAATccttatataatttaaaattagtatTTCTATAAGTAGCTTTTAATATGGATCGAACTTACAACATTTAGTTTCTCAGTTAAGCGTATGATTACTGAACTACTTAGTTAGAGAAAAAAAGTCGAAATTTTACTTATATAAGggccttttttatttttggatttatTTTTCGCCTAGAGTCCAAAAATTGTTAGGAATGACACTGCTTGTTGGACTATATGGATCAAAGGTGGGTCGACTTGATTTCACGTTAGCTTGAGTTGGATTATATTGTCGAGTTTAAATTGGATTTGAGTCTATAACTACTCAAATACAAGTCAGATTTgattaaacattttttattaacatttgtATAGGTTGTTCTCGAGTCGGATCATATGATCCTTAAGGTATCAtttccaaacttggtttgagaTGAACCCAAGAAAAAGTCCATATGGATATCGATTGAGTTCCATATTGGGATCTCCCATGGTTGTAGTAATCCAACTAGTCTATGATATTCACTTTTCACATTCTAACAAGTGAGACATTTAGACACGAATTTAGGTATATTCCTTTTCATATCGAACCATCATGACATTTTTAAAAGATTCTGATACATATTCTCTCCCgtagaataaacaaaatatcgAAAAGATTAATACGCTTCATGTAAAATGCTTTCTTTCAATAcattaaaacctttaaaaacacACATCTACATTGCACCACAAGCCACCATCATCATGAATGGAAAATCCATCGACTTTACCTTCTCTAACTTGTTCCCCAACTTTAGTAGCTTGGGATC from Amaranthus tricolor cultivar Red isolate AtriRed21 chromosome 3, ASM2621246v1, whole genome shotgun sequence includes:
- the LOC130809506 gene encoding TPR repeat-containing thioredoxin TTL1-like, with the translated sequence MANTGKPISELGIETLSDRLKDSSINNKPDFRELDLGSPVSPLRTRTSVPNPTSLTTTTTTSSSSGSSGSFPGRNVVNPVPKSHSGELIGSTETTPRIRPGHKRSDSCGSTGSLPLIYSGGGGSSVNSPPLNALPTGNICPSGRTLKPGMVAARPVTRTDVLGSGTGNYGHGSIMRSGNIAPRSGEMLVGPSHGCGDPIKKAMASSDPEEIKRIGNEQYKKGHFSEALSLYDRAVELSPCNAAYRSNRAAALTGLGKIAEAVRDCEDAVKLDPFYGRAHMRLGSLLIRLGQVEAARRHLFHAGQQPEPTELLKLQTVEKHLSRCTDARRIGDWKSTLREGDAAIAAGADYSPQIFSCRVESLLKMQQLDDIDNVLSHIPKVEPSPNCCSQSKFFGMLSEAYLFYVRAQIEMAFGRFENAVSCAEKAGKIDPRSVEVVKLLNNVRLVARARARGNDLFKSERFTEACSAYGEGLKLDPFSSVLYCNRAACWFKLGNWEKSIEDCNVALRIHSNYTKALLRRAASNSKLEQWAEAVRDYEILRKELPHDNEVAESLFHAQVALMKARGEDVYNMKFGGDVEKIICLDQFRATISSPGVTVVHFEIPSNPQCKRVSSSLDMLCGRYPSINFLKVNVEENTEVANAENVRIVPTFKIYKNGSRVKEIVNPTSDVLEASVRHYSF